In Mastomys coucha isolate ucsf_1 unplaced genomic scaffold, UCSF_Mcou_1 pScaffold5, whole genome shotgun sequence, one genomic interval encodes:
- the Tmem94 gene encoding transmembrane protein 94 isoform X4, with protein MDLKHLGEPPLALGLSTRKALSVLKEQLEAVLEKHLKERKKSLTWKEAWRSSFLHLSNRCSCFHWPGASLMLLAVLLLLCCCGGQPAGSRGVELVNASALFLLLLLNLTLIGRQDRLKRQEVERRLRGIIDQIQDALRDGKEIKWPNSMYPDLHMPFAPSWSLHWAYRDGHLVNLPVSLLVEGDIIALRPGQESFASLRGIKDDEHIVLEPGDLFPPFSPPPSPRGEVKKGPQNPQQYRLFRVLETPVIDNIRWCLDTALSRPVTALDNERFTVQSVMLHYAVPVVLAGFLITNALRFMFKAPGVTSWQYTLLQLQVNGMLPILPLLFPVLWVLATACGEARVLAQMSKASPSSLLAKFSEDTLSSYTEAVSSQEMLRCIWGHFVRVIQGTSPTLSHSASLLHSLGSVTVLCCVDKQGILSWPNPSPETVLFFSGKVEPPHNSHEDLTDDLSTRSFCHPEVEEEPHERDALLAGSLNNTLHLSNEQERSDWPGDGPKCSEPFSHHKGHGRSKHPSGSNVSFSKDTEGGEEEPSKAQPGTEGDPYEAEDFVCDYHLEMLSLSQDQQNPSCIQFDDSNWQLHLTSLKPLGLNVLLNLCNASVTERLCRFSDHLCNIALQESHSAVLPVHVPWGLCELARLIGFTPGAKELFKQENHLALYRLPSAETLKETSLGRPSCVTKRRPPLSHMISLFIKDTATSTEQMLSHGSADVVVEACTDFWDGADIYPLSGSDRKKVLDFYQRACLSGYCSAFAYKPMNCTLSSQLNGKCIELVQVPGQNSIFTMCELPSTVPIKPNIRRSSWSSDGIGEVLETEDCMQALSGQIFMGMVSSQYQARLDIVRLIDGLVNACIRFVYFSLEDELRSKVFAEKMGLETGWNCHISLTPNGDMPGSEIPPSSPSHAGSLHDDLNQVSRDDAEGLLLLEEEGHSDLISFQPTDSDIPSFLEDCNRAKLPRGIHQVRPHLQNIDNVPLLVPLFTDCTPDTMREMIKIMQEYGEVTCCLGSSANLRNSCLFLQSDVSIALDPLYPSRCSWETFGYATSTTMAQASDGLSPLQLSGQLNSLPCSLTFRQEETISIIRLIEQARHATYGIRKCFLFLLQCQLTLVVIQFLSCLVQLPPLLSTTDILWLSCFSYPLLSISLLGKPPHSSIMSMATGKNLQSIPKKTQQHFLLCFLLKFSLSVSSCLICFGFTLQSFCDSAQARNLTNCSSVMLCSNDDRAPAWFEDFANGLLSAQKLTAALIVLHTVFISITHVHRTKPLWRKSPLTNLWWAVTVPVVLLGQVVQTVVDLQLWTHKDSRIHFGLEDVPLLTWLLGCLSLVLVVVTNEIVKLHEIRVRVRYQKRQKLQFETKLGMNSPF; from the exons GGAGAGCCCCCCTTGGCCCTGGGCCTGTCTACCCGGAAGGCCCTCAGTGTCCTAAAGGAGCAACTGGAGGCTGTATTGGAGAAACACCTCAAAGAACGGAAGAAAAGTCTTACGTGGAAG GAGGCATGGAGGAGCAGCTTCCTGCACCTTAGTAACCGCTGCTCCTGTTTCCACTGGCCGGGGGCTTCCCTCATGCTGCTGgctgtgctgctgctgttgtgTTGCTGTGGGGGCCAGCCAGCTGGGAG CCGTGGAGTGGAGCTGGTAAATGCCTCTGCTCTGTTCCTGTTGCTGCTTCTCAACCTCACCCTCATTGGGCGGCAAGATCGGCTGAAGCGCCAGGAGGTGGAACGCAGGCTCCGCGGGATCATTGACCAAATCCAAG ATGCTCTCAGGGATGGAAAAGAGATCAAGTGGCCGAACTCCATGTATCCAGACCTCCACATGCCCTTCGCACCGTCCTGGTCCCTTCACTGGGCGTACAGAGATGGACACCTGGTGAACCTGCCAGTTAGCCTGTTGGTAGAAGGAGATATCATAGCCCTGAGGCCTGGCCAGGAGTCCTTTGCCTCCCTGAGGGGCATCAAG GATGACGAGCACATTGTCTTGGAGCCTGGAGACCTGTTTCCCCCCTtctctccaccaccatcaccccggGGAGAAGTGAAGAAAGGGCCACAGAACCCCCAGCAATACCGGCTCTTCCGAGTCCTGGAAACGCCTGTGATTGACAACATCAG ATGGTGCCTAGACACAGCCCTGTCCCGCCCGGTCACTGCTCTGGACAATGAAAGGTTCACAGTACAGTCAGTGATGCTTCACTATGCCGTGCCGGTGGTCCTG GCTGGCTTTCTCATCACCAATGCCCTGCGCTTCATGTTCAAGGCACCTGGGGTTACTTCCTGGCAGTACACTcttctccagctccag GTAAATGGCATGTTGCCCATCCTCCCCCTGCTCTTCCCAGTCCTCTGGGTCCTGGCTACCGCCTGTGGAGAAGCTCGTGTCCTGGCCCAAATGAGCAAGGCTTCCCCCAGCTCCCTG CTGGCCAAGTTCTCAGAGGACACTCTGAGCAGCTATACTGAAGCCGTCTCCTCTCAG GAAATGCTACGCTGCATTTGGGGTCACTTTGTGAGGGTGATCCAGGGCACATCACCAACCCTGAGCCACAGTGCCAGTCTGCTGCACAGCTTGGGCTCTGTTACG GTACTGTGCTGTGTAGACAAGCAGGGGATCCTATCATGGCCAAATCCAAGTCCAGAGACTGTGCTTTTCTTTAGCGGGAAGGTGGAGCCCCCTCACAACAGCCATGAGGACCTCACAGACGACCTGTCCACCCGCTCCTTCTGCCATCccgaggtggaggaggag CCCCATGAACGTGATGCCCTCCTTGCTGGCTCCCTGAACAATACCCTGCACCTTTCCAACGAGCAGGAGCGCAGTGACTGGCCCGGCGACGGTCCCAAGTGCTCTGAGCCCTTCTCTCATCACAAAGGGCACGGCCGCAGCAAACACCCATCTGGGTCCAATGTGAGCTTCAGCAAGGACACTGAAGGCGGAGAGGAAGAGCCCAGCAAG gcccagcctgggacagagggcGATCCCTATGAAGCCGAGGACTTCGTGTGTGACTACCACTTGGAGATGCTGAGCCTGTCCCAAGACCAACAGAACCCCTCATGCATCCAGTTTGATGATTCCAACTGGCAGTTACACCTTACCTCCCTCAAGCCCTTGGGCCTCAATGTGCTGCTGAACCTGTGTAACGCCAGCGTCACTGAGCGCCTGTGCCGCTTTTCCGACCACCTGTGCAACATCGCGCTGCAGGAGAGCCACAGCGCCGTGCTGCCTGTGCACGTGCCCTGGGGCCTCTGCGAGCTGGCCCGGCTCATCG GCTTCACTCCAGGGGCCAAGGAGCTCTTCAAGCAGGAGAACCACCTAGCGCTCTACCGTCTCCCCAGCGCTGAGACCCTGAAGGAGACGTCACTGGGGCGGCCCTCCTGTGTCACCAAGCGGCGCCCCCCGCTCAGCCACATGATCAGCCTCTTCATCAAAGACACTGCCACCA GCACAGAGCAGATGCTGTCCCACGGCAGTGCTGACGTGGTCGTGGAGGCCTGCACAGACTTCTGGGATGGCGCTGACATCTACCCTCTCTCGGGTTCAGACAG AAAGAAAGTGCTGGATTTCTACCAGCGAGCCTGCCTATCCGGCTATTGCTCTGCCTTTGCCTACAAGCCCATGAATTGCACGCTGTCCTCTCAGCTCAATGGCAAGTGCATCGAGCTGGTGCAGGTCCCCGGCCAGAACAGCATATTCACCATGTGCGAGCTGCCCAGCACGGTCCCTATCAAGCCAAACATCCGCCGCAGCAGCTGGAGCTCCGATG GGATCGGGGAGGTGCTGGAGACAGAAGACTGCATGCAGGCCCTGAGCGGTCAGATCTTCATGGGCATGGTGTCCTCCCAGTACCAGGCCCGGCTGGACATCGTGCGCCTCATCGATGGGCTGGTCAACGCCTGTATCCGCTTTGTCTACTTCTCTTTGGAGGATGAGCTCAGGAGCAAG GTGTTTGCAGAAAAGATGGGCCTGGAGACAGGCTGGAACTGCCACATCTCCCTTACGCCCAACGGTGACATGCCTGGCTCTGAgatccctccctccagccccagccatgCTGGCTCTCTCCATGATGATCTGAATCAGG TGTCCCGAGATGATGCAGAAGGACTCCTCCTCTTAGAGGAGGAGGGTCACTCAGACCTCATCAGCTTCCAGCCCACCGACAGTGACATCCCCAGCTTCCTGGAGGACTGCAACCGG gCCAAGCTTCCCCGGGGCATCCACCAGGTGCGGCCTCACCTACAGAACATCGACAATGTGCCGCTGCTTGTGCCCCTCTTCACCGACTGTACCCCTGATA CCATGCGTGAGATGATAAAGATCATGCAGGAGTACGGCGAGGTGACTTGCTGCCTGGGCAGCTCAGCCAACCTGCGCAacagctgcctcttcctccagagtgACGTCAG CATTGCCCTGGATCCCTTGTACCCATCACGCTGCTCCTGGGAGACCTTTGGCTACGCCACCAGCACCACCATGGCCCAGGCCTCGGATGGCCTTTCTCCCCTGCAGCTCTCAGGGCAGCTCAACAGCCTGCCTTGCTCCCTGACCTTTCGCCAAGAAGAAACCATCAGCATCATCCGGCTCATTGAGCAG GCCCGGCATGCCACCTATGGTATCCGGAAGTGCTTCCTCTTCTTGTTGCAGTGCCAGCTGACCCTTGTGGTCATTCAG TTCCTGTCTTGTCTGGTCCAGCTGCCCCCACTCCTGAGTACCACAGACATCTTGTGGCTGTCCTGCTTTTCTTACCCTCTGCTCAG CATCTCTCTGTTGGGGAAACCACCACATAGCTCCATCATGTCCATGGCAACAGGCAAGAACCTTCAGTCCATTCCCAAGAAG ACTcagcagcacttcctgctctgcttcctgctcaaGTTCAGCCTCAGCGTCAGCTCGTGCCTCATCTGCTTTGGCTTCACACTGCAGAGCTTCTGTGACAGCGCTCAGGCCCGCAACCTCACCAACTGCTCCTCAGTCATGCTTTGCAG CAATGATGACAGAGCGCCGGCCTGGTTTGAGGATTTCGCCAATGGGTTGCTATCAGCTCAGAAGCTCACAGCTGCCCTGATTGTTTTGCACACTG TCTTTATCTCCATCACCCATGTGCACCGCACCAAGCCTCTGTGGAGAAAGAGCCCTTTGACAAACCTCTGGTGGGCGGTGACCGTGCCTGTGGT ACTGCTCGGTCAGGTGGTCCAGACAGTGGTGGACCTGCAGCTGTGGACACACAAGGACTCACGGATCCACTTTGGCCTAGAAGACGTGCCCCTGCTAACATGGCTCCTGGGCTGCCTGTCCCTGGTCCTTGTGGTAGTCACCAATGAGATTGTAAAGCTACATGAGATTCG GGTCCGTGTCCGCTACCAGAAGCGCCAGAAGCTGCAGTTTGAGACTAAGCTGGGCATGAACTCTCCCTTCTGA
- the Tmem94 gene encoding transmembrane protein 94 isoform X1 yields MDLKHLGEPPLALGLSTRKALSVLKEQLEAVLEKHLKERKKSLTWKEAWRSSFLHLSNRCSCFHWPGASLMLLAVLLLLCCCGGQPAGSRGVELVNASALFLLLLLNLTLIGRQDRLKRQEVERRLRGIIDQIQDALRDGKEIKWPNSMYPDLHMPFAPSWSLHWAYRDGHLVNLPVSLLVEGDIIALRPGQESFASLRGIKDDEHIVLEPGDLFPPFSPPPSPRGEVKKGPQNPQQYRLFRVLETPVIDNIRWCLDTALSRPVTALDNERFTVQSVMLHYAVPVVLAGFLITNALRFMFKAPGVTSWQYTLLQLQVNGMLPILPLLFPVLWVLATACGEARVLAQMSKASPSSLLAKFSEDTLSSYTEAVSSQEMLRCIWGHFVRVIQGTSPTLSHSASLLHSLGSVTVLCCVDKQGILSWPNPSPETVLFFSGKVEPPHNSHEDLTDDLSTRSFCHPEVEEEPHERDALLAGSLNNTLHLSNEQERSDWPGDGPKCSEPFSHHKGHGRSKHPSGSNVSFSKDTEGGEEEPSKAQPGTEGDPYEAEDFVCDYHLEMLSLSQDQQNPSCIQFDDSNWQLHLTSLKPLGLNVLLNLCNASVTERLCRFSDHLCNIALQESHSAVLPVHVPWGLCELARLIGFTPGAKELFKQENHLALYRLPSAETLKETSLGRPSCVTKRRPPLSHMISLFIKDTATSTEQMLSHGSADVVVEACTDFWDGADIYPLSGSDRKKVLDFYQRACLSGYCSAFAYKPMNCTLSSQLNGKCIELVQVPGQNSIFTMCELPSTVPIKPNIRRSSWSSDEGIGEVLETEDCMQALSGQIFMGMVSSQYQARLDIVRLIDGLVNACIRFVYFSLEDELRSKVFAEKMGLETGWNCHISLTPNGDMPGSEIPPSSPSHAGSLHDDLNQVSRDDAEGLLLLEEEGHSDLISFQPTDSDIPSFLEDCNRAKLPRGIHQVRPHLQNIDNVPLLVPLFTDCTPDTMREMIKIMQEYGEVTCCLGSSANLRNSCLFLQSDVRRIFPPPSSIALDPLYPSRCSWETFGYATSTTMAQASDGLSPLQLSGQLNSLPCSLTFRQEETISIIRLIEQARHATYGIRKCFLFLLQCQLTLVVIQFLSCLVQLPPLLSTTDILWLSCFSYPLLSISLLGKPPHSSIMSMATGKNLQSIPKKTQQHFLLCFLLKFSLSVSSCLICFGFTLQSFCDSAQARNLTNCSSVMLCSNDDRAPAWFEDFANGLLSAQKLTAALIVLHTVFISITHVHRTKPLWRKSPLTNLWWAVTVPVVLLGQVVQTVVDLQLWTHKDSRIHFGLEDVPLLTWLLGCLSLVLVVVTNEIVKLHEIRVRVRYQKRQKLQFETKLGMNSPF; encoded by the exons GGAGAGCCCCCCTTGGCCCTGGGCCTGTCTACCCGGAAGGCCCTCAGTGTCCTAAAGGAGCAACTGGAGGCTGTATTGGAGAAACACCTCAAAGAACGGAAGAAAAGTCTTACGTGGAAG GAGGCATGGAGGAGCAGCTTCCTGCACCTTAGTAACCGCTGCTCCTGTTTCCACTGGCCGGGGGCTTCCCTCATGCTGCTGgctgtgctgctgctgttgtgTTGCTGTGGGGGCCAGCCAGCTGGGAG CCGTGGAGTGGAGCTGGTAAATGCCTCTGCTCTGTTCCTGTTGCTGCTTCTCAACCTCACCCTCATTGGGCGGCAAGATCGGCTGAAGCGCCAGGAGGTGGAACGCAGGCTCCGCGGGATCATTGACCAAATCCAAG ATGCTCTCAGGGATGGAAAAGAGATCAAGTGGCCGAACTCCATGTATCCAGACCTCCACATGCCCTTCGCACCGTCCTGGTCCCTTCACTGGGCGTACAGAGATGGACACCTGGTGAACCTGCCAGTTAGCCTGTTGGTAGAAGGAGATATCATAGCCCTGAGGCCTGGCCAGGAGTCCTTTGCCTCCCTGAGGGGCATCAAG GATGACGAGCACATTGTCTTGGAGCCTGGAGACCTGTTTCCCCCCTtctctccaccaccatcaccccggGGAGAAGTGAAGAAAGGGCCACAGAACCCCCAGCAATACCGGCTCTTCCGAGTCCTGGAAACGCCTGTGATTGACAACATCAG ATGGTGCCTAGACACAGCCCTGTCCCGCCCGGTCACTGCTCTGGACAATGAAAGGTTCACAGTACAGTCAGTGATGCTTCACTATGCCGTGCCGGTGGTCCTG GCTGGCTTTCTCATCACCAATGCCCTGCGCTTCATGTTCAAGGCACCTGGGGTTACTTCCTGGCAGTACACTcttctccagctccag GTAAATGGCATGTTGCCCATCCTCCCCCTGCTCTTCCCAGTCCTCTGGGTCCTGGCTACCGCCTGTGGAGAAGCTCGTGTCCTGGCCCAAATGAGCAAGGCTTCCCCCAGCTCCCTG CTGGCCAAGTTCTCAGAGGACACTCTGAGCAGCTATACTGAAGCCGTCTCCTCTCAG GAAATGCTACGCTGCATTTGGGGTCACTTTGTGAGGGTGATCCAGGGCACATCACCAACCCTGAGCCACAGTGCCAGTCTGCTGCACAGCTTGGGCTCTGTTACG GTACTGTGCTGTGTAGACAAGCAGGGGATCCTATCATGGCCAAATCCAAGTCCAGAGACTGTGCTTTTCTTTAGCGGGAAGGTGGAGCCCCCTCACAACAGCCATGAGGACCTCACAGACGACCTGTCCACCCGCTCCTTCTGCCATCccgaggtggaggaggag CCCCATGAACGTGATGCCCTCCTTGCTGGCTCCCTGAACAATACCCTGCACCTTTCCAACGAGCAGGAGCGCAGTGACTGGCCCGGCGACGGTCCCAAGTGCTCTGAGCCCTTCTCTCATCACAAAGGGCACGGCCGCAGCAAACACCCATCTGGGTCCAATGTGAGCTTCAGCAAGGACACTGAAGGCGGAGAGGAAGAGCCCAGCAAG gcccagcctgggacagagggcGATCCCTATGAAGCCGAGGACTTCGTGTGTGACTACCACTTGGAGATGCTGAGCCTGTCCCAAGACCAACAGAACCCCTCATGCATCCAGTTTGATGATTCCAACTGGCAGTTACACCTTACCTCCCTCAAGCCCTTGGGCCTCAATGTGCTGCTGAACCTGTGTAACGCCAGCGTCACTGAGCGCCTGTGCCGCTTTTCCGACCACCTGTGCAACATCGCGCTGCAGGAGAGCCACAGCGCCGTGCTGCCTGTGCACGTGCCCTGGGGCCTCTGCGAGCTGGCCCGGCTCATCG GCTTCACTCCAGGGGCCAAGGAGCTCTTCAAGCAGGAGAACCACCTAGCGCTCTACCGTCTCCCCAGCGCTGAGACCCTGAAGGAGACGTCACTGGGGCGGCCCTCCTGTGTCACCAAGCGGCGCCCCCCGCTCAGCCACATGATCAGCCTCTTCATCAAAGACACTGCCACCA GCACAGAGCAGATGCTGTCCCACGGCAGTGCTGACGTGGTCGTGGAGGCCTGCACAGACTTCTGGGATGGCGCTGACATCTACCCTCTCTCGGGTTCAGACAG AAAGAAAGTGCTGGATTTCTACCAGCGAGCCTGCCTATCCGGCTATTGCTCTGCCTTTGCCTACAAGCCCATGAATTGCACGCTGTCCTCTCAGCTCAATGGCAAGTGCATCGAGCTGGTGCAGGTCCCCGGCCAGAACAGCATATTCACCATGTGCGAGCTGCCCAGCACGGTCCCTATCAAGCCAAACATCCGCCGCAGCAGCTGGAGCTCCGATG AAGGGATCGGGGAGGTGCTGGAGACAGAAGACTGCATGCAGGCCCTGAGCGGTCAGATCTTCATGGGCATGGTGTCCTCCCAGTACCAGGCCCGGCTGGACATCGTGCGCCTCATCGATGGGCTGGTCAACGCCTGTATCCGCTTTGTCTACTTCTCTTTGGAGGATGAGCTCAGGAGCAAG GTGTTTGCAGAAAAGATGGGCCTGGAGACAGGCTGGAACTGCCACATCTCCCTTACGCCCAACGGTGACATGCCTGGCTCTGAgatccctccctccagccccagccatgCTGGCTCTCTCCATGATGATCTGAATCAGG TGTCCCGAGATGATGCAGAAGGACTCCTCCTCTTAGAGGAGGAGGGTCACTCAGACCTCATCAGCTTCCAGCCCACCGACAGTGACATCCCCAGCTTCCTGGAGGACTGCAACCGG gCCAAGCTTCCCCGGGGCATCCACCAGGTGCGGCCTCACCTACAGAACATCGACAATGTGCCGCTGCTTGTGCCCCTCTTCACCGACTGTACCCCTGATA CCATGCGTGAGATGATAAAGATCATGCAGGAGTACGGCGAGGTGACTTGCTGCCTGGGCAGCTCAGCCAACCTGCGCAacagctgcctcttcctccagagtgACGTCAG GCGGATTTTCCCTCCACCGAGCAGCATTGCCCTGGATCCCTTGTACCCATCACGCTGCTCCTGGGAGACCTTTGGCTACGCCACCAGCACCACCATGGCCCAGGCCTCGGATGGCCTTTCTCCCCTGCAGCTCTCAGGGCAGCTCAACAGCCTGCCTTGCTCCCTGACCTTTCGCCAAGAAGAAACCATCAGCATCATCCGGCTCATTGAGCAG GCCCGGCATGCCACCTATGGTATCCGGAAGTGCTTCCTCTTCTTGTTGCAGTGCCAGCTGACCCTTGTGGTCATTCAG TTCCTGTCTTGTCTGGTCCAGCTGCCCCCACTCCTGAGTACCACAGACATCTTGTGGCTGTCCTGCTTTTCTTACCCTCTGCTCAG CATCTCTCTGTTGGGGAAACCACCACATAGCTCCATCATGTCCATGGCAACAGGCAAGAACCTTCAGTCCATTCCCAAGAAG ACTcagcagcacttcctgctctgcttcctgctcaaGTTCAGCCTCAGCGTCAGCTCGTGCCTCATCTGCTTTGGCTTCACACTGCAGAGCTTCTGTGACAGCGCTCAGGCCCGCAACCTCACCAACTGCTCCTCAGTCATGCTTTGCAG CAATGATGACAGAGCGCCGGCCTGGTTTGAGGATTTCGCCAATGGGTTGCTATCAGCTCAGAAGCTCACAGCTGCCCTGATTGTTTTGCACACTG TCTTTATCTCCATCACCCATGTGCACCGCACCAAGCCTCTGTGGAGAAAGAGCCCTTTGACAAACCTCTGGTGGGCGGTGACCGTGCCTGTGGT ACTGCTCGGTCAGGTGGTCCAGACAGTGGTGGACCTGCAGCTGTGGACACACAAGGACTCACGGATCCACTTTGGCCTAGAAGACGTGCCCCTGCTAACATGGCTCCTGGGCTGCCTGTCCCTGGTCCTTGTGGTAGTCACCAATGAGATTGTAAAGCTACATGAGATTCG GGTCCGTGTCCGCTACCAGAAGCGCCAGAAGCTGCAGTTTGAGACTAAGCTGGGCATGAACTCTCCCTTCTGA